agaaagttcaaAGTAACATGACATTTGAATCACTAGATATCATCCCTATATGTTGTCAGTTCAAACCATGGCTCTATAAAGCATTTTTATcacttgaaggagaggtcagaggtcccatatgtgacatattttaaatctttatatggtgcattttatatgtgacacacacatacttgtTTCATTATGACTTTCAGTCGctcccatttttttcttttttctttacacattGAACATCAGTTCATTGCGTTTTGcaggcattcatttatgcacaggtCTGTTAAaagtcccaccacagcatttcaatcaggttgagatctggactttgactggctCATTGCGACACCTAGATACTTTACTTTTCCaatcgttttttttttcccaacaatttttccaaataaacaaaacacataagAACAGAATACATGAAGCAtagttttctttgtcttttcttcaGAACATGTACAGACCTTTAGAGTATAAGACCGTATCGTTTATCTTCTAAAAGATAACCCAGGCTGATAAACCTGCCCTGTACAGTGTATTAAAAGAGCTTTATGAATGAACTCCAAAATATGACCTCTGAACTGTGTTCTGTTTCTGGGAGCCTTACTCTTCTATATTGTTGGTTTCTTCCTCTGCAGGTCATTTATATGGGGGTAGTCTTATATGCTCCAGCACTAGCTCTTAATGCAGGTAATGCATGGGTCATTACTTCATTTTTCATGTTAGGTCACACCTAGAAGGTTGGACAACCTGTTGCAGTGTTcaatgtttttgttctgttcaaATGCAGTGACAGGATTTGACCTATGGGGGGCAGTGCTGGCTATGGGATTGGTGTGCACTCTGTATACTGCTTTGGTAAGTCTAAATTCACCAATCTTAAGATACATTTATCAGTTTGTCATTTCAGACAAAACaagttttttaaaagattttctccAGCTGCAGCTTATATATTTCATAAGAACAAATCCTTACTAAGCGAGGGAgtgaaaaacactggaaaaaagcTTAAGCAAACTTAGGAAGTTCAGATGAGATTACTTGTAATGATGAACATTATGGTCCGATGTTAATCTGCTACTGTTCCTGTCTCCCAGGGGGGGCTGAAAGCAGTGATGTGGACCGACGTGTTCCAGACGGTGGTCATGTTTGCGGGCCAACTGGCAGTCATCGTGGTGGGGACTAGTCAGGCAGGAGGAATAGCAGAGGTCTGGAGGAAAGCCATCAACGGTAGCCGTATTTCTGGACTAGAGTAAGTAGTTTGCATATTTGAAAGGCAACTAAATTAAAGGAGTTCTGCTTCACTCAATGACACCAGGTAGAAAACAGGAGGTAAAAATGGAATTCAGTGATTTGCAAATGTCACaaatccatattttatttacagcgGAACatagaaagacaaaaaagaatgaGCTGGAGTCAATAGTCACATGATcgggtataaaaagagcttcttagagaggcagagtttctcagaGGTTCACCAATCTGCCAAAAGTACTGCCTTTACATATTTTGGAACTACTTCTTGCAAAGGAGCTCTTTCACTCTCTACCTTTGTAGCCTCAACCCCAACCCTCTGGAGCGCCACACCTTCTGGACACTTGGTTTTGGGGGGGTCTTTCTGATGTTGGCTCTGTATGGTGTGAACCAAGCCCAGGTCCAGAGATACCTCAGTTCCCGCACAGAGAAAGAAGCTGTCATGTGAGTAACATGAAGTTGTCAGAAAAAGCTTTGCTAACGCCTTCTGTTTAAAAACCGCTAAACCCTATTGATAACCATCTGTTCGTCACCCATCGTGCCTTTCCAGGTCCTGCTACGTAGTCTTTCCATGCCAGCAGGTTGTCCTGTGTTTAGGATGTCTGATGGGTCTGGTCATGTTTGCTCGCTATGGAGAAGACAGCCCTCTGGATAAGGGCTACGTCACGACTAATGATCAGGTGAGCTcttatttcatctttaaaagTATCAGTagattattattaatgttttaattctaatgtttagtttctttttttttattttttagatggTGCTGTACTTTGTGATGGATGTGTTCAGAGATCTGCCTGGGCTTCCGGGGCTGTTTGTGGCCTGCCTCTTCAGTGGAGCGCTCAGGTGAATAACCCAAGAACCACGACTGATGGTCGGGATTCACACACCCTTACACACTCTGTGTTATGACTGATTTAAGGTATTGTCATCTATTATCTCTTAGTGTTAAAAATCATAGGTTGCAGAGCACATCACATGCTGTGTGAATCCACGTTGTATTCACTTTAGCAATTAAGctaacagaaataggaaaatatTAACAGGACATTTGATTCATGAAGAGATTGTTTGGTTTCTGGGATTAAATCAGAACTTCAGCTATCTGTCCCTGGTGTTTACCAGATGTTTATTCAAACTAATTTGGTAGCCTTTTTGACTATGTTCATAAGACTTTACTCACAAAAATCCAGATTAACCATTACCAGATGGGTGCAGGATAGCCAAAGTACAGCAAGCTGGCTAACCTAATCTTACTTGCTAACATCCATAGCAAAATCATGAGTCTGTGGAAATTCTAGTTGGCTAAACTACTAGAATAGCATGATCCTTGAGGTTAACTATATATGATGTACAAAGGTATACTGACTGCAGTTCACTATGTTATTAATTGCACTGGTGTCATTATTAACAGTTGTTTTCTGGAAGTTTTCCAGAGCACTTTAAATAGAGGTCGTGTTTCTTGGATTCGTGGATTTATTCGTGGCACTGATGACACTGCGTACATAGCTAGATTTTGTGGCATTCTGCTGTGGAAAtggtataaatgtatttatttttttaagtcttaaattgtgtttttaaaaagtgttctgCAAACTTAAAAGTAAATGACTGCTGAGCACTTGGTCGCAATCCTTCCTGTATCAGCTTTTATAGCTGGTTACTACCCTACCACCCAGGCAGAACTACAAATGGTGTTTTAACTTATTCATGTTATTTATAACCCTCGGACTGAAcccagtacttttttttttccttttctttttttaattacgAGTTTTGGCAATAACAAGTCAGGCTGGCAGAGGCTATGCTACTTTATCAAAATGTCAAGCAGCTGTTATTCatagtgtgcgtgtgtgtgtgtgtgtgtgtgttttgtactTGTAGCACTCAATCATAAGGCATGTCATTACCCTTTTAAGTTGGTtattaaacaataaaatgtagtatataaaaacatattgaGTCCATGTTAACACTTTTACATGCATAGTTATCAGCTTTTCTTTGGTGTGCAGCCCAAAAAAATGAGTATCAGCGACTCTCGCTTGAATAGATCTCACTGTAAAAGTCAGGCGTATGAGATGATGGCGTTCTGGTTCCTGGAGGCTTGTGCAGTGCAGATGTGTTTAAACCACCCTTAACTTTCACTTAaaccagtttgtttgtttgtttgtttgtttgtttgtttgttttcttctagCACTATTTCGTCAGCCTTCAATTCCTTAGCAACGGTAACTATGGAGGACCTGATTAAACCTCATTTTCCAAATATGACTGAAGGCAAGGCCACGCTGCTGTCCAAAGGACTCGGTGAGACAAGTGGTGGAGTTTTGTTTTCTCATCTTTGCTCTAAACATGCAGTTATGTTGGAGTTCAAGTACTGTTGTGTGACTTTAATCTgggattgtgtttttgtttggggTAAAGAAtaattcacattttacttgcaTGCTTAATGGATTCGAGCGAATATAGCCCTTTTCTACTCTGCTGCAAGCCTCGTTCATTCGAGTGCTTTTATCTAACATTGACACTCCAATGGACACATCAGGTCTGACCCCCCACTACCTTCTGAGCCACATGCTTTGATTCTGGTATTAGTAGTAGGTGTTTTCATTTTACTTGAGTGTACTGCTGTTGTTTTATTATCTTAATGTCGGCGTATTCTACTCCATATTTTTAGAGTAAGGTATCTAGGTCAAGAAATCCTTATTTATTCTTAACTAGGGTTTGGTGTAGACCCTCATTCACGGTCTAAAACGAGTATCAAGTCTCTCCCTGTTCTAGACGAAGCTGCTGTGCTCATAGCCAGAACTGTGTTCTACAGAGTATCAAACGATAAAATCATAGTAGAGAACAGACTCAGTCTGCAGCAATCTGAAGTCTGATCTAGCAGCTcacataagtgtgtgtgtgtgtctttaccAGAGTAAAGATGCCatgctttgctttttatttgtggTTCTAAATACTTGAAGTTGGAGGTGTAACCACTGTGTGCTTTTTTTCATCTGCTGCACAGCCCTGGGTTATGGTCTGGTGTGTCTGGCTATGGCCTACATTGCATCTATAATGGGATCGATGCTGCAGGTAACTGTTCATCAAAAAGTTTGAAAATGCTTTATTACATTTAAGTGAATTGAAAAGTTTTGGAAAGTGAATGGTGGTAATCATGgcactggtttaaaaaaaaaagactatatTCATACAAGACAGTTGTTAACTTTCTGTAGAATATTAACAGCAGCAACACAGAGACACTGTAAGTATTTAGTATTCATTATTGTGATTTGAcctacagtttgtttgtttgtttttttaattagttcTTCTTGTGTGTCCTCAGGCAGCTTTCAGTATCTTTGGCATGGTTGGCGGACCCCTGCTGGGACTCTTCTGTTTGGGAATGTTCTTCCCCTGGGCAAACCCCATTGTGAGTCCTGTTTTAACTTGGGGCTACTAATAATtcagtgtctgtgaaggttctcagtcatccaggtcatcgtagtctaaggagcttggaaagaaaagtgtctggacttcttttgGTTGCTTGAAAAGACTACTAATAATTCAGTGTTCGAAACggcttttgttgttatttttgtggTCACACATAAATTGACACTGCTTCTGTCCTCCTGTCAGGGTGCAGTGGTTGGGTTGGTATCGGGCCTTGTCATGGCTTTCTGGATCGGCATCGGGAGCT
The genomic region above belongs to Pelmatolapia mariae isolate MD_Pm_ZW linkage group LG15, Pm_UMD_F_2, whole genome shotgun sequence and contains:
- the slc5a6a gene encoding solute carrier family 5 member 6a — its product is MGEVVQMHFTTVDYVIFALLLVASAGIGLFYAFSGGRQRTTQEFLMADRSMSCLPVSLSLLATFQSAVAILGAPSEVYTFGTEYWFLGCSYFLGLLIPAHVFIPVFYRLRLSSAYEYLELRFNKTVRICGTATFIFQMVIYMGVVLYAPALALNAVTGFDLWGAVLAMGLVCTLYTALGGLKAVMWTDVFQTVVMFAGQLAVIVVGTSQAGGIAEVWRKAINGSRISGLDLNPNPLERHTFWTLGFGGVFLMLALYGVNQAQVQRYLSSRTEKEAVMSCYVVFPCQQVVLCLGCLMGLVMFARYGEDSPLDKGYVTTNDQMVLYFVMDVFRDLPGLPGLFVACLFSGALSTISSAFNSLATVTMEDLIKPHFPNMTEGKATLLSKGLALGYGLVCLAMAYIASIMGSMLQAAFSIFGMVGGPLLGLFCLGMFFPWANPIGAVVGLVSGLVMAFWIGIGSFVMRMSVPTPAPALNATALPLFDNITTTVMTTTAKSGSAGVEALYSLSYMWYSAHNSATVVVVGLIVSLLTGPMKEKELTPGTVYPVLGTLLFFLPDRYREKLCCITPLAQKPTQIKTQPYQMAQKDRNGEAYSKEDTVTEEKEMESDRAQTEEEDSEDSRARPSCRLTAHTVHTVQETAL